A region from the Lolium perenne isolate Kyuss_39 chromosome 4, Kyuss_2.0, whole genome shotgun sequence genome encodes:
- the LOC127347413 gene encoding scarecrow-like protein 33: MLMEEDIVDKFYQYTDHPKLLQAEQPFAEILSSSGITSSDVQESSILPPGYGNHTGTASMVSGFLPDEVHNPAFFLNGTVAPEEPISSTYMSMLSSMAFFKGMEEASRFLPTHDGLVDDRGRQNMFDIDGDPMEACLGRSSKEIEVLVHTDSKEEDTTVEMSDLLILYPSEMMKGRGDKAAQQSICRKAPRVRCSAWQMMVADLDTLLIRCAEAVANSDRRRTDDLLKRIKRHSLPTGDATQRLAHYFAEGLEARMAGTGWQLYHSITAAKRASIVELLKGYHQYMATCCFLKLSIHFSNKNIYNAVAGRKKLHIVHYGVNDGHQWPELLRWLAGREGGPPEVRLTGITSPQPGLCPAKQAEEAKCRLSYCARQFGVPFKFRAIIARLEDVHAEDLDIDPEEVLVVNNLFHFRTLLDESLTFDTVNPRDLVLNTIREMRPAVFVHATVNGSYSSAFFKTRFREALHNFTAQFDMMETTMPRGNSKRLLVERDVFARCALNIIACEGSDRVERPQNYKEWQAQNRRAGLRQLPLDPDIVEILKEQVREQYHRHFVINEDGRWLLLGWKGRVLYALSTWTADDASASQLA, translated from the coding sequence ATGCTCATGGAGGAGGACATTGTCGACAAGTTCTACCAATATACTGACCACCCGAAGCTCCTGCAGGCCGAGCAGCCCTTCGCCGAGATTCTCTCTTCCTCCGGCATCACCTCATCTGATGTCCAGGAGTCCTCCATCTTACCGCCAGGCTATGGAAACCACACTGGCACCGCCAGCATGGTTTCTGGGTTCTTGCCCGACGAGGTACATAATCCTGCCTTCTTCTTGAATGGCACAGTCGCACCGGAGGAGCCCATAAGTAGCACCTACATGAGCATGCTGTCAAGCATGGCTTTCTTCAAAGGCATGGAGGAAGCCAGCAGGTTCTTGCCCACACACGATGGGTTGGTGGATGATAGGGGGCGTCAGAATATGTTTGACATAGATGGCGATCCTATGGAGGCGTGCTTGGGCAGGAGCAGCAAGGAAATAGAGGTGCTGGTGCATACTGACTCTAAGGAGGAAGATACAACGGTCGAGATGTCAGACCTGCTCATCCTTTACCCCAGTGAGATGATGAAGGGAAGGGGGGACAAGGCGGCGCAGCAGAGCATTTGCAGGAAGGCTCCACGTGTGAGGTGCAGTGCATGGCAGATGATGGTGGCTGACCTGGACACGCTGCTGATCCGCTGCGCCGAGGCGGTAGCTAATAGTGACCGGCGCAGAACGGACGATCTTCTGAAGCGGATCAAGCGGCACTCATTACCGACAGGAGATGCAACACAGCGACTGGCGCATTACTTCGCTGAGGGGCTGGAGGCACGGATGGCAGGCACAGGATGGCAACTCTACCACTCGATCACCGCGGCGAAGCGTGCCTCCATCGTGGAGCTCCTCAAGGGCTACCACCAGTACATGGCCACCTGctgcttcctgaagttgtcgatcCACTTCTCCAACAAGAACATCTACAATGCAGTGGCGGGTAGAAAGAAGCTACACATTGTGCACTACGGTGTCAACGACGGGCATCAGTGGCCGGAATTGCTCCGGTGGCTAGCAGGCAGGGAGGGTGGGCCACCGGAGGTGAGGTTGACCGGAATTACTAGCCCGCAGCCCGGGTTGTGTCCGGCCAAGCAAGCCGAGGAGGCAAAATGCAGGCTCAGCTACTGCGCAAGACAGTTTGGAGTGCCATTCAAGTTCCGTGCTATCATAGCCAGGTTAGAGGATGTCCATGCTGAGGACCTTGACATCGATCCTGAGGAGGTGCTCGTAGTGAACAACCTGTTCCATTTCAGGACTTTGCTGGACGAGAGCCTCACCTTTGACACGGTAAACCCAAGGGACCTGGTGCTCAACACTATCAGGGAGATGAGACCGGCCGTGTTCGTCCACGCCACTGTCAATGGATCCTACAGCTCAGCGTTCTTCAAGACTCGTTTCCGCGAAGCGCTCCATAACTTCACGGCGCAGTTTGACATGATGGAGACCACCATGCCGCGGGGCAACAGCAAGAGGTTACTGGTGGAGCGTGACGTCTTTGCCCGGTGTGCTCTGAACATCATCGCCTGTGAGGGCTCTGACCGGGTGGAGCGCCCTCAGAACTACAAGGAGTGGCAGGCACAGAACCGCCGAGCTGGGCTGAGGCAGCTGCCGTTGGACCCTGACATTGTTGAGATACTCAAGGAGCAAGTGAGGGAGCAGTACCACAGGCATTTCGTGATCAATGAGGATGGCCGGTGGCTTCTGCTGGGATGGAAAGGCCGGGTGCTCTATGCCCTCTCGACATGGACAGCTGATGATGCTAGTGCCTCTCAACTGGCCTAG